From the Ruminiclostridium josui JCM 17888 genome, one window contains:
- the noc gene encoding nucleoid occlusion protein — MLESKIQFTKHEKKEDQKNITYVGIDHIRPNPYQPRKQFNKMALEELCDSIKQYGVLQPINVRRLSHGTYELVAGERRLRAATMAGLKEIPAIIINVDDNDSAVMALIENLQREDLSYMEEAEGYSNLINEHGFTQEELAQKIGKSQSTIANKIRLLKLSPLIKKILSDNNLTERHARALLKLHDEQLQLKVLKLVCERGLNVKKTEELVERAIDKYSKNLKQRTMEKKTTKAIKDVRIFVNTIKQAIDIMRQSGVKAKAAQIDRGEYIEFVVRVPKNNMA, encoded by the coding sequence ATGTTGGAAAGTAAAATTCAGTTTACAAAGCATGAAAAGAAAGAAGACCAGAAAAATATTACTTATGTTGGTATAGACCACATTAGACCAAATCCATACCAACCAAGAAAACAATTTAATAAAATGGCTCTTGAAGAACTGTGTGACTCAATTAAACAATATGGTGTATTGCAACCAATAAACGTGAGAAGACTTTCCCATGGCACATATGAGCTCGTAGCAGGTGAAAGGCGACTTCGGGCTGCTACTATGGCGGGATTAAAGGAGATTCCAGCAATAATTATAAATGTTGATGATAATGATTCTGCTGTAATGGCTCTTATAGAAAATCTGCAAAGGGAAGATCTTAGCTACATGGAAGAGGCTGAGGGCTATAGTAATCTTATTAATGAACATGGTTTTACACAAGAAGAACTTGCCCAGAAGATTGGAAAAAGTCAATCAACAATAGCAAATAAAATAAGATTATTAAAACTATCTCCATTGATAAAAAAAATACTTTCTGATAATAATCTGACTGAAAGACATGCAAGGGCGTTGCTGAAGCTTCACGATGAACAACTGCAATTAAAAGTTTTGAAACTTGTATGTGAAAGAGGCCTTAATGTAAAGAAAACCGAAGAGCTTGTAGAGAGGGCTATAGACAAATATTCTAAAAATCTAAAACAAAGAACGATGGAGAAGAAAACTACAAAAGCAATAAAGGATGTAAGAATATTTGTCAATACTATAAAACAGGCAATAGATATAATGAGACAATCGGGTGTAAAAGCAAAGGCGGCTCAGATTGACAGAGGGGAATACATAGAATTTGTGGTTCGAGTTCCTAAGAACAATATGGCTTGA
- the feoB gene encoding ferrous iron transport protein B — MAIKIALAGNPNCGKTTMFNELTGSSQYVGNWPGVTVEKKEGKLKGYKDITIMDLPGIYSLSPYTLEEVVTRNYLLNDRPDVIINLVDASNIERNLYLTTQLVELGIPVVIALNMIDIVRKNGDKIDIQKLSSELGCAVIETSAVKGIGLKDVIEKAVDIAKHNKIAIPQHSFSSDVETTLNNIEEFVAEVVSEQHSRWYSIKLFERDEKVLEQLSLEVHTLSKIDELTTACEKVLDDDSESIITNERYFYISKIINKCLHKKRVGMTPSDKIDRIVTNRWLALPIFAVIMFVVYFVSVSWLGTIVTDWTNDIFFGSWIQPAVGTFLANIGTAEWLQGLVVDGIIGGVGAVLGFVPQMMILFFFLSILEDCGYMARVAFIMDRIFRKFGLSGKSFIPMLISSGCGVPGIMASRTIEQDKDRKMTIMTTTFIPCSAKLPIIALIAGAMFSDKSWWVAPSTYFLGILMVIVSGVILKKTKLFSGDPAPFVMELPQYHVPGGKGVLIHMWERGKAFIVKAGTVIFVACGLIWFLSNFNWSLKMVEEGNSILASIGNVIAPIFKPLGFGTWQASVAAVTGLAAKENVVGTFGVLFGLGEVSENDPALIASLSGMFTAVSAYAFMAFNLLCAPCFAAIGAIKREMGGWKWTLIAVGYQTILAYAVSLIIYQIGSLITGAVSFGIGTIAALIVIAVGLWLLFSPNKKAVMKINSVNA; from the coding sequence ATGGCAATCAAAATAGCACTAGCAGGAAATCCAAACTGTGGGAAAACTACTATGTTTAATGAATTGACAGGTAGCTCACAGTATGTTGGAAACTGGCCAGGAGTTACAGTTGAAAAAAAAGAGGGAAAGCTTAAGGGTTACAAGGATATAACGATAATGGACTTACCCGGTATTTACTCTTTATCTCCTTATACTCTTGAGGAAGTTGTTACACGTAATTATCTGTTAAATGACAGACCTGACGTTATTATTAATCTTGTTGATGCATCGAATATTGAACGTAATCTTTATCTTACTACACAGTTGGTTGAATTGGGAATTCCAGTTGTTATTGCATTAAACATGATTGATATAGTCCGTAAAAACGGGGATAAAATTGATATTCAAAAGCTTAGTAGTGAATTGGGATGTGCTGTTATTGAAACATCTGCAGTTAAGGGTATTGGTTTAAAGGATGTTATTGAAAAAGCTGTTGATATTGCTAAACACAATAAAATAGCAATTCCTCAACATTCTTTTTCAAGTGACGTAGAGACAACTCTTAATAACATTGAAGAATTTGTGGCTGAGGTGGTAAGTGAACAGCATTCCAGATGGTACTCAATTAAGTTATTTGAACGTGATGAAAAGGTTTTAGAGCAGCTTTCACTTGAGGTACATACTTTATCAAAGATTGATGAATTAACTACAGCCTGTGAAAAAGTATTGGATGATGACAGTGAAAGTATTATTACTAATGAACGTTATTTTTATATAAGTAAAATAATTAATAAATGCTTACATAAAAAAAGAGTAGGTATGACCCCTTCGGATAAAATTGACCGTATAGTTACCAACAGATGGCTTGCTCTTCCTATTTTTGCAGTTATTATGTTTGTTGTATATTTTGTTTCTGTTTCATGGCTGGGTACAATTGTAACGGATTGGACAAATGACATATTTTTTGGAAGTTGGATACAGCCTGCTGTAGGTACCTTCCTTGCTAATATAGGCACAGCAGAGTGGCTTCAGGGATTGGTAGTTGACGGTATAATAGGAGGAGTTGGGGCAGTTCTTGGTTTTGTTCCACAGATGATGATTTTGTTTTTTTTCTTATCAATTCTAGAGGACTGCGGTTATATGGCCAGAGTAGCTTTTATAATGGACAGAATTTTCCGCAAATTTGGTCTTTCTGGAAAGTCATTTATTCCAATGCTTATTTCATCAGGGTGTGGTGTTCCGGGTATAATGGCGTCAAGAACTATTGAGCAGGACAAAGACCGGAAAATGACAATAATGACTACTACGTTTATACCTTGTAGCGCAAAGCTACCTATTATTGCTTTAATCGCAGGGGCAATGTTTTCTGATAAATCATGGTGGGTTGCTCCATCAACATATTTCTTAGGTATTTTGATGGTTATAGTATCAGGCGTTATTCTTAAGAAAACGAAGTTATTTTCAGGTGATCCTGCTCCATTTGTAATGGAACTTCCACAATATCATGTTCCCGGTGGTAAGGGTGTTCTAATTCACATGTGGGAACGCGGAAAAGCATTTATTGTTAAGGCTGGAACAGTTATATTTGTAGCATGCGGACTTATATGGTTTCTTTCTAACTTTAACTGGAGCTTAAAAATGGTTGAAGAGGGAAACAGTATTCTGGCATCCATAGGTAATGTTATTGCACCGATATTTAAGCCCTTAGGCTTTGGAACATGGCAGGCTTCGGTTGCTGCAGTAACCGGTCTTGCTGCAAAGGAAAACGTGGTAGGAACCTTTGGTGTTCTTTTTGGACTAGGTGAGGTTAGTGAGAATGATCCTGCATTGATTGCAAGCCTTTCAGGTATGTTTACTGCTGTTAGTGCATATGCTTTCATGGCTTTTAATCTCCTTTGTGCGCCGTGTTTTGCGGCTATAGGAGCTATTAAACGGGAAATGGGTGGTTGGAAGTGGACACTAATTGCCGTTGGCTATCAGACTATTTTAGCATATGCTGTCTCATTAATAATTTATCAAATAGGTAGTTTAATTACAGGGGCAGTTTCTTTCGGAATTGGTACCATAGCCGCTTTAATTGTTATTGCAGTCGGTTTGTGGCTTTTGTTTTCACCAAATAAAAAGGCTGTAATGAAAATTAATAGTGTAAACGCCTGA
- the rsmG gene encoding 16S rRNA (guanine(527)-N(7))-methyltransferase RsmG, whose translation MALDNELKQLLINGLAHYKIEVSDTQVEQFEKYMKLLKEWNKKINLTAIEDDKEIIIKHFIDSISIVPYVKDEEIKIIDVGTGAGFPGIPIKIVNPKNNITLLDSLDKRIKFLNEVINTVNITQISAIHGRAEDFGVNHEYREKYDIAVARAVSNLPVLLEYCLPFIKINGIFIAMKGSNTEEFDNCNKALDILGGKIEKIQKMELPFTNIERNVVVIRKFRQTPTKYPRKAGKPSKEPLI comes from the coding sequence ATGGCACTTGATAATGAATTAAAGCAATTGCTTATAAATGGTTTAGCACACTATAAAATAGAAGTATCTGATACTCAAGTAGAGCAATTTGAAAAGTATATGAAACTTCTAAAAGAATGGAATAAAAAAATAAATCTGACAGCAATAGAAGATGATAAGGAAATAATAATAAAACATTTTATTGATTCAATAAGTATAGTTCCTTATGTGAAAGATGAAGAAATAAAAATAATAGATGTTGGTACCGGAGCTGGTTTCCCCGGAATTCCAATTAAAATTGTGAATCCTAAAAACAATATTACATTGCTTGATTCTTTGGATAAGAGAATCAAATTTCTTAACGAGGTAATAAACACAGTAAATATTACCCAAATATCAGCAATTCATGGAAGAGCAGAAGACTTTGGAGTTAATCATGAATATAGAGAAAAGTATGATATTGCTGTTGCAAGAGCAGTATCTAATCTTCCAGTTTTACTCGAATATTGTCTACCATTTATAAAAATAAACGGGATATTTATCGCAATGAAGGGAAGTAACACTGAAGAATTTGATAATTGCAATAAAGCTCTCGACATTTTAGGTGGTAAAATTGAGAAAATACAAAAAATGGAGTTACCCTTTACAAATATAGAAAGAAATGTCGTGGTGATAAGAAAGTTTAGACAGACCCCGACAAAATATCCAAGGAAAGCAGGGAAACCTTCGAAAGAACCGTTGATATAA
- a CDS encoding FeoA family protein, whose translation MKTLREVKCGDTVTVVKLSGEGAVKRRIMDMGITKGTLVFVRKVAPLGDPIEVTVRGYELSLRKADAEMVIVD comes from the coding sequence ATGAAAACGCTCAGAGAAGTGAAATGTGGCGACACCGTTACAGTTGTGAAGTTAAGCGGTGAAGGTGCAGTGAAAAGAAGAATAATGGATATGGGTATTACCAAGGGTACACTTGTATTTGTAAGAAAAGTTGCCCCACTGGGAGATCCAATTGAAGTAACTGTCAGAGGATACGAGTTATCACTAAGAAAAGCAGATGCTGAAATGGTTATAGTAGATTAA
- a CDS encoding FeoA family protein: MPLTMVSLGEMNSIKAIRGKDETKKFLESLGFVVGGNVTVISEIGGNMIVNVKEARVAIDKAMANRIIV; the protein is encoded by the coding sequence ATGCCATTAACTATGGTTTCTTTAGGTGAAATGAATTCAATAAAAGCAATACGAGGAAAAGATGAAACAAAAAAATTTTTAGAAAGCTTAGGTTTTGTTGTAGGAGGGAATGTTACTGTTATTTCTGAAATCGGTGGCAATATGATAGTGAATGTAAAGGAAGCTCGGGTTGCAATTGATAAAGCAATGGCTAACAGAATTATTGTATAA
- the gyrA gene encoding DNA gyrase subunit A, which produces MADEIREQKIIPIDIESEMKKSFIDYAMSVIIDRALPDVRDGLKPVHRRILYTMFTSGFTPDKPYRKSVATVGEALKSFHPHGDAAVYDSLVRMAQDFSLRHPLVDGHGNFGSRDGDAAAAMRYTEAKLAKISMEMLADINKDTVDFKPNFDEHEVEPVVLPARFPNLLVNGSSGIAVGMATNIPPHNLGETIDGICAVIDNPEITIDELMKYIKGPDFPTAAKIIGKKGIRDAYKTGRGKLIVRSEATIEEIHGNRHRIVVTEIPYMVNKARLVEKIADLVKDKKIDGISFIQDESGREEPVRIVIDLKRDANPNVVLNQLYKNTQLQESFSVNMVAIVPTEDKLYEPRTLNLRQVIDYYIAHQEDVIRRRTKFELDKAEARAHILEGLKIALDNLDEVIKIIRNSKTESLAKEKLSERFGFSDKQSQAIVDMRLGRLTGLEREKLENEYNELLEKIKYYKDVLANESLVHQIIKDELSVIKNKYADERRTKIEIDEDEIDIEDLIQEQESVITMTHFGYIKRLPADTYKSQRRGGKGIIGLSTREEDFVKNLFVTSTHHFIMFFTNKGRVYRLKAYEIPESGRQAKGTAIVNLLQLDGDEKVTTVIPIQEYKEGLYLVMATKNGLVKKTDLMEYDNIRKGGLAAVSLRENDELIDVKLTDGNQDIILSTVNGMAIRFKETDARPIGRVSQGAKGIELDKGDFVIGMEVCTDNTTLLVVTENGFGKRTELDEYKVQTRGGKGVLTYRITEKTGKSVGMLLVSEEDDIMLISSDGSIIRMKVSEISILGRATQGVTLMRTSEGNNVVSVARMVNEDSEESESSEDAELTEE; this is translated from the coding sequence ATGGCAGATGAAATAAGGGAGCAAAAAATTATTCCCATAGACATTGAATCTGAAATGAAAAAATCGTTTATAGATTATGCTATGAGTGTAATAATAGACAGAGCACTGCCTGATGTTCGAGATGGATTGAAACCGGTACACAGGCGTATACTTTACACCATGTTTACTTCAGGTTTTACTCCGGACAAGCCATACAGAAAATCTGTTGCAACCGTAGGTGAAGCCTTAAAGAGTTTTCATCCTCATGGTGATGCCGCTGTTTACGATAGTCTTGTACGTATGGCACAGGATTTTTCATTGAGACATCCATTAGTGGATGGACATGGAAACTTTGGTTCCAGAGATGGTGACGCAGCAGCTGCAATGAGGTACACGGAGGCAAAGCTGGCCAAGATATCAATGGAAATGCTTGCTGATATTAACAAAGATACAGTTGATTTTAAGCCAAACTTCGATGAACATGAAGTTGAACCGGTTGTTTTACCGGCTAGGTTTCCAAATCTATTGGTTAATGGTTCATCAGGTATTGCTGTTGGTATGGCTACCAATATACCACCACACAATTTGGGTGAGACAATAGATGGTATATGTGCAGTTATAGATAATCCAGAGATAACTATTGATGAATTAATGAAATATATCAAAGGACCGGATTTTCCAACTGCCGCTAAGATAATAGGTAAAAAAGGAATAAGAGATGCATACAAAACCGGTAGAGGAAAGCTTATTGTAAGATCTGAAGCTACCATAGAGGAAATTCACGGAAACAGGCATAGGATTGTTGTTACCGAAATTCCGTATATGGTAAACAAGGCAAGGCTTGTAGAAAAGATTGCGGATCTTGTTAAGGATAAGAAAATAGATGGAATTTCATTTATTCAAGATGAATCTGGCAGAGAAGAGCCTGTAAGAATAGTTATTGATTTAAAACGTGATGCTAATCCAAATGTAGTACTAAATCAACTATATAAAAATACACAGCTTCAAGAAAGCTTCAGTGTAAATATGGTTGCAATAGTACCAACAGAAGACAAATTGTATGAGCCCAGGACTTTGAATTTAAGACAGGTAATTGATTATTACATAGCTCATCAGGAGGATGTAATCAGGAGAAGAACAAAGTTCGAGCTGGATAAAGCTGAAGCTAGGGCACACATATTAGAAGGCTTAAAAATAGCATTGGATAATCTGGATGAAGTTATAAAAATTATACGTAACTCAAAAACAGAATCCCTTGCAAAAGAAAAACTGTCAGAGAGATTTGGTTTTAGCGACAAACAATCCCAAGCAATTGTAGATATGAGATTGGGACGTTTGACTGGTTTGGAAAGAGAGAAGTTGGAAAATGAATATAACGAACTTCTTGAAAAGATAAAATATTATAAGGATGTACTTGCAAATGAAAGCCTTGTTCATCAAATAATAAAGGATGAACTTTCAGTTATAAAAAACAAATATGCTGATGAGAGAAGAACAAAGATTGAGATAGACGAAGATGAGATAGACATTGAAGACCTTATCCAAGAGCAGGAAAGTGTTATTACAATGACTCATTTTGGGTATATAAAGAGATTGCCTGCCGACACATATAAAAGCCAAAGACGCGGCGGTAAGGGAATAATAGGTCTAAGTACAAGAGAAGAAGATTTTGTCAAAAATCTATTTGTAACTTCTACACATCATTTTATTATGTTCTTTACTAATAAGGGAAGAGTGTATAGGTTAAAGGCATACGAAATACCTGAGTCTGGGCGACAAGCAAAGGGGACTGCAATAGTAAACCTGCTGCAGCTAGATGGAGATGAAAAGGTTACCACTGTAATTCCTATACAGGAATACAAGGAAGGATTATACCTTGTAATGGCAACCAAAAACGGCTTAGTAAAGAAAACAGATCTGATGGAATATGATAATATCAGAAAAGGCGGGCTTGCAGCTGTTAGTTTAAGGGAAAATGATGAACTTATAGATGTTAAACTTACAGATGGTAATCAGGATATAATACTTTCAACAGTGAATGGAATGGCAATTAGGTTTAAAGAAACCGATGCAAGACCTATAGGCAGAGTTTCGCAAGGTGCTAAAGGTATAGAACTTGATAAAGGAGACTTTGTAATTGGTATGGAAGTTTGCACTGATAACACAACGTTATTGGTTGTAACTGAAAACGGCTTTGGTAAGAGAACTGAACTTGATGAATACAAAGTCCAAACAAGAGGTGGAAAAGGAGTTCTAACTTACAGAATAACTGAAAAAACCGGTAAATCAGTAGGTATGTTATTAGTATCCGAAGAAGATGACATAATGTTAATAAGTTCAGACGGAAGTATAATTAGAATGAAGGTTAGTGAGATAAGTATTCTGGGTAGGGCAACACAAGGTGTTACACTTATGAGAACAAGCGAAGGAAATAATGTAGTAAGTGTAGCAAGAATGGTTAATGAGGATAGTGAAGAGAGCGAATCCTCAGAAGATGCTGAACTTACCGAAGAATAA
- a CDS encoding metal-dependent transcriptional regulator, whose amino-acid sequence MVKLQESGENYLETILILKNKNGNVRSIDIANELGYTKPSISRAMAILKNAKYITIDENSGYISLTDSGYNIAKAMYERHEILSRYLISLGVSPETAAQDACRIEHVISQETFEKIKENANK is encoded by the coding sequence ATGGTAAAGTTACAGGAATCAGGTGAAAACTATCTGGAAACCATATTAATTCTTAAAAATAAAAATGGAAATGTCCGTTCAATTGATATTGCTAATGAACTGGGGTATACAAAACCCAGTATAAGCAGAGCAATGGCTATTCTAAAGAATGCAAAATACATTACAATAGATGAAAACTCCGGATATATATCTCTTACGGATAGCGGTTATAATATTGCTAAAGCAATGTATGAACGACATGAGATATTGTCACGATATTTAATTTCTCTTGGTGTCTCCCCTGAAACAGCAGCACAAGATGCTTGTAGGATAGAGCACGTAATAAGTCAGGAAACTTTTGAAAAAATAAAAGAAAATGCTAATAAGTAA
- a CDS encoding FeoB-associated Cys-rich membrane protein produces MIQYLKDNIATILISVLIFGLMAWVIIYKIRQRKNGESSCGCGCSGCPETSRCHK; encoded by the coding sequence ATGATTCAATATTTAAAAGATAATATTGCAACTATTTTAATATCTGTACTAATTTTCGGATTAATGGCCTGGGTTATAATTTATAAAATCCGACAGAGAAAAAATGGTGAATCAAGCTGTGGTTGTGGGTGTTCAGGCTGTCCTGAAACTAGCAGATGCCACAAGTAG
- the mnmE gene encoding tRNA uridine-5-carboxymethylaminomethyl(34) synthesis GTPase MnmE has product MYNEDTIAALSTPYGTGGIGVIRISGKNAFDAASKIFQSSKTIEKIKSHTVTYGKIVNPELNEIVDEVLLLKMCKPNTFTREDVIEIHCHGGIVVINRVLDLIFKNGVRPAEPGEFTKRAFLNGRIDLSQAEAIIDLINSKTVESSKAAVNHLEGRLSSRLKSIRETLVGLLAHIEVTVDYPEHDIEEITGEKVLENLINIKDELYTLAETFHRGKILREGINIVIAGKPNVGKSSLLNQLAGSTKAIVTDIPGTTRDIVEEYININGIPAKITDTAGIRNTQDVVEKIGVNKAYEAVENADLIIVVLSAETGIQEEDTEILKIIMNKKALVLINKTDMVDTTRLNEIHQKLKEYNIVLEASVINGRGIEELESTISELFLKGRISGNDEVLLTNSRHKYLVDRAIEDVEQALNSFNTGMPLDLVTIDIKNCADNIGQITGESIDEAIMHDIFSRFCIGK; this is encoded by the coding sequence ATGTACAATGAAGATACAATAGCAGCACTGTCTACTCCATACGGAACAGGTGGAATCGGTGTTATTAGAATAAGCGGAAAAAATGCATTTGATGCAGCAAGTAAGATATTCCAAAGTTCAAAAACAATAGAGAAAATTAAGTCACATACAGTAACATATGGCAAGATAGTAAATCCTGAGTTAAATGAGATTGTTGATGAAGTATTATTACTAAAAATGTGTAAGCCAAATACATTTACAAGGGAAGATGTTATAGAAATACATTGCCATGGTGGAATAGTTGTAATAAACCGTGTTCTGGATTTGATTTTTAAAAATGGAGTCAGACCTGCTGAACCCGGAGAATTTACTAAACGCGCTTTTTTGAATGGCAGAATAGATTTATCCCAGGCAGAAGCTATAATAGATTTAATCAACTCTAAGACTGTTGAAAGTTCAAAAGCTGCTGTAAATCATCTCGAGGGAAGGTTGTCATCAAGGTTAAAATCAATCAGAGAAACTTTAGTGGGATTGCTGGCTCATATTGAGGTAACTGTAGATTACCCTGAGCATGATATAGAAGAAATAACAGGAGAAAAGGTATTAGAAAATCTTATAAATATAAAAGATGAGCTTTATACCTTGGCAGAAACTTTTCATAGAGGAAAGATATTAAGAGAAGGAATAAATATAGTAATTGCAGGTAAACCCAATGTAGGTAAATCCTCTTTATTGAATCAACTAGCAGGGAGCACAAAAGCAATTGTAACTGATATTCCAGGAACAACAAGAGACATTGTAGAGGAGTATATAAATATAAATGGAATTCCGGCTAAAATTACAGATACCGCCGGTATAAGAAACACACAGGACGTAGTTGAAAAAATAGGTGTAAATAAAGCTTATGAGGCTGTAGAAAATGCTGATTTAATAATTGTAGTACTTTCTGCAGAAACAGGAATACAAGAAGAAGATACAGAGATTTTAAAAATAATAATGAATAAAAAAGCTCTTGTATTAATTAACAAGACAGACATGGTTGATACCACTAGATTAAATGAAATACACCAGAAGTTGAAGGAATATAATATAGTTTTAGAAGCCTCTGTAATAAATGGTCGTGGAATAGAAGAATTAGAATCAACAATATCTGAATTGTTTTTAAAAGGTAGAATATCTGGTAACGATGAAGTCTTATTAACAAATTCCAGACACAAATACCTTGTGGACAGAGCCATTGAGGATGTAGAACAGGCATTGAATTCATTTAATACGGGAATGCCTCTGGATTTAGTAACCATTGACATAAAAAATTGTGCCGACAACATAGGACAGATTACAGGGGAATCAATTGATGAAGCTATAATGCATGATATATTCAGTCGTTTTTGTATTGGGAAATAA
- the mnmG gene encoding tRNA uridine-5-carboxymethylaminomethyl(34) synthesis enzyme MnmG: MDYFAGSYDIAVIGAGHAGCEAALAAARLGCSTIVFSINLDSIANMPCNPSIGGTAKGHLVREIDALGGQMGKTTDKTFIQSKILNSSKGPAVYSLRAQVDRRHYQMEMKHILETQENLDIRQAEVIEIITDETGTCVTGVKTHTGAIFHCKAIVLTTGTYLKGKIFIGDVSYSGGPDGLFPANKLSESLQNLGIELLRFKTGTPARLNKRSLDFSKMSEQPGDDVIVPFSFETEEIEKDQVPCWLTYTNNETHEVIKKNIHRSPLYSGNITGIGPRYCPSIEDKVVRFSDKEHHQVFVEPMGLDTEEMYLQGMSSSLPEDVQIEFMRTIPGLENVKVMRSAYAIEYDGIDATQLKLSLEFKNISGLFSAGQINGSSGYEEAAAQGIVAGINAAMKVQNREPLILDRSQAYIGVLIDDLVTKGTKEPYRMMTSRAEYRLLLRQDNADIRLTPIGREIGLISEERYKKFLEKKKMIDKEIERLKNTYLPPSEAVLKYLESRSSTAIKSGIQVTELLRRPEISYKSLSEVCELPDLPRAVREQVEVAVKYEGYIKRQMQQVEQYKKLEGRKIPQDIDYNEIQGLRLEARQKLSQIRPDSIGQASRITGVSPADISVLLIYLEQINRKKN, translated from the coding sequence ATGGATTATTTCGCCGGAAGTTATGATATAGCCGTTATTGGTGCAGGACACGCCGGATGTGAGGCAGCACTAGCGGCGGCAAGACTTGGTTGTAGCACTATTGTATTTTCAATTAACCTTGACAGTATAGCAAATATGCCTTGCAATCCAAGTATAGGGGGAACAGCAAAGGGCCATCTGGTAAGAGAAATAGATGCTTTAGGTGGACAGATGGGAAAAACAACAGATAAGACATTTATTCAGTCAAAAATCCTTAATTCATCAAAAGGTCCTGCAGTATATTCCTTGAGGGCCCAAGTTGATAGAAGACATTATCAAATGGAAATGAAGCATATTCTTGAAACTCAAGAAAACCTCGATATAAGGCAGGCAGAAGTTATAGAGATAATAACTGATGAAACAGGCACCTGCGTTACAGGAGTAAAAACTCATACAGGAGCAATATTTCACTGTAAGGCAATAGTTCTTACAACAGGAACATATCTTAAAGGAAAAATATTTATAGGTGATGTAAGTTATAGTGGAGGACCAGATGGTTTGTTCCCTGCAAATAAATTATCAGAAAGCTTGCAGAACCTTGGTATAGAGCTTTTAAGATTTAAGACGGGTACTCCTGCAAGATTAAACAAGAGAAGTCTAGATTTTTCAAAAATGTCTGAACAACCTGGGGATGATGTAATTGTTCCTTTTTCATTTGAAACAGAAGAAATTGAAAAGGATCAGGTTCCATGTTGGCTCACATATACAAATAATGAAACCCATGAAGTAATTAAAAAGAACATTCATAGGTCACCTTTATATAGTGGAAATATTACCGGAATTGGTCCAAGATATTGCCCGTCAATAGAAGACAAGGTAGTAAGATTCTCAGATAAAGAACATCATCAGGTTTTTGTTGAACCAATGGGTTTAGATACAGAAGAAATGTATCTTCAGGGAATGTCCAGCAGTCTTCCTGAGGATGTCCAGATAGAATTTATGAGAACTATTCCTGGTCTTGAAAATGTTAAGGTTATGAGAAGTGCATATGCAATAGAATACGATGGAATAGATGCTACACAGTTGAAACTATCACTAGAGTTTAAAAATATTTCCGGTTTATTTTCAGCCGGACAAATAAACGGAAGTTCAGGATATGAAGAAGCCGCTGCCCAGGGAATTGTTGCAGGAATAAATGCAGCAATGAAGGTACAAAACAGAGAACCTTTAATATTGGACAGATCTCAGGCATATATAGGTGTACTTATTGATGATCTTGTTACAAAGGGTACAAAGGAACCATATAGAATGATGACATCCAGAGCAGAGTACAGACTTCTGCTTAGACAGGACAATGCTGATATAAGATTGACACCTATAGGCAGAGAAATTGGATTGATTAGTGAAGAACGCTATAAAAAATTTCTAGAGAAAAAGAAAATGATAGATAAAGAGATAGAAAGACTCAAAAACACATATTTACCACCAAGTGAAGCTGTACTTAAATATCTTGAGAGCAGGAGCAGCACTGCAATAAAAAGTGGAATTCAGGTAACAGAATTACTTAGGAGGCCTGAAATAAGTTACAAAAGTCTTTCTGAGGTTTGTGAACTTCCTGATCTTCCTAGGGCTGTACGTGAACAGGTTGAAGTTGCCGTAAAATATGAAGGTTATATTAAAAGGCAGATGCAACAGGTAGAACAGTATAAAAAGCTTGAAGGCAGAAAAATACCACAGGATATTGATTATAATGAGATACAGGGGTTAAGACTTGAGGCAAGGCAGAAGCTTTCGCAAATAAGACCCGACTCCATAGGGCAAGCATCCCGAATAACAGGAGTATCTCCAGCTGATATTTCAGTATTACTCATATATCTTGAACAGATTAACCGAAAGAAAAACTAG